In Acidobacteriota bacterium, the genomic window AGTGGGGCCAGGAGATCCGCGAGGAGGGGCCGGCGGCGCACCAGTCGAAGAAGGGGACACCGACGATGGGGGGGATCCTCATCATCACGTCGGTCATCCTCCCGACGCTCCTCTGGGCGGATCTCGCGAACATCTTCGTCTGGATCGCGGTCTTCTCGATGCTCGCGTTCGGCCTCATCGGGTTCGCCGACGACTACCTGAAGGTCATTCGCAAGCGCTCGCTCGGCCTCACCGCGAAGCAGAAGTTCGCCGCGCAGATCGTCGTGGCCCTGGCGGTCGGCATCGTGACGGTCCTCCTGGCGCATCGAGAGATCCTCGACACGCGCCTCTCGTTCCCCTTCTTCAAGTCGTTCCATCCCGATCTCGGCTGGCTCTACGCGGGGCTCGTGCTGCTGGTGCTGGTCGGGTCGTCGAACGCGGTGAACCTCACCGACGGGCTGGACGGCCTGGCGATCGGATCGGTCCTCATCGCCTCGGCGACGTTCGCCATCCTCGCTTACGTCGTCGGGCATGCGGTGGTCGCC contains:
- the mraY gene encoding phospho-N-acetylmuramoyl-pentapeptide-transferase; translated protein: MLYHLLYPLHASISAFNVFRYITFRSALAALTAMVLSFGLGSFMIRKLRELQWGQEIREEGPAAHQSKKGTPTMGGILIITSVILPTLLWADLANIFVWIAVFSMLAFGLIGFADDYLKVIRKRSLGLTAKQKFAAQIVVALAVGIVTVLLAHREILDTRLSFPFFKSFHPDLGWLYAGLVLLVLVGSSNAVNLTDGLDGLAIGSVLIASATFAILAYVVGHAVVA